The Tripterygium wilfordii isolate XIE 37 chromosome 4, ASM1340144v1, whole genome shotgun sequence genome has a window encoding:
- the LOC119997318 gene encoding octanoyltransferase LIP2, mitochondrial-like yields MVVSRSLEVWKLGTVNYLKALKLREKFSSDRKVNKISDTLLSLQHPPTYTVGNRRTVHNLLIPESELRNIGAKLHYTRRGGDITFHGPHQAILYPIISLRDIRLGLRDYVGKLELTMVELASLYGVKACAGESGEMGVWVEDRKIGATGVCFSHGITSHGLAFNIDPDMNYFKNIVPCGIMDKEVTSLRRETSILLPADEVIHEQLITCFARVLGYTDITWKENPLTLSDNAEVEQDMNSSAS; encoded by the coding sequence ATGGTGGTTTCTCGAAGTTTAGAGGTCTGGAAATTGGGCACTGTTAACTACTTAAAAGCTCTTAAGCTGCGAGAGAAGTTTTCCTCTGATAGGAAAGTTAATAAGATTTCAGATACTCTCTTGTCCCTGCAACATCCCCCGACGTATACAGTTGGCAATCGGAGGACAGTTCACAATTTACTGATTCCTGAATCTGAGCTGAGGAATATAGGAGCTAAACTTCACTACACACGAAGAGGAGGAGACATTACTTTCCATGGTCCACATCAAGCCATCTTGTATCCCATTATTTCTCTTCGAGATATCAGACTTGGTCTTCGGGATTATGTTGGGAAACTTGAGTTAACCATGGTTGAATTGGCGTCTTTGTATGGGGTGAAGGCTTGTGCTGGAGAGAGTGGTGAAATGGGAGTTTGGGTGGAAGATAGAAAGATCGGCGCTACTGGAGTTTGTTTCTCACATGGGATCACTTCTCACGGATTGGCATTCAACATTGATCCTGATATGAACTATTTTAAGAACATTGTGCCTTGTGGGATTATGGATAAGGAAGTTACATCTTTGAGAAGGGAGACCAGTATTTTGCTTCCTGCTGACGAAGTAATTCATGAGCAGTTGATTACTTGTTTTGCTAGAGTATTGGGTTATACTGATATTACTTGGAAGGAGAATCCTTTGACATTGTCAGACAATGCAGAAGTTGAACAAGATATGAATTCTTCAGCATCATAA
- the LOC119997317 gene encoding uncharacterized protein LOC119997317, which translates to MAKKHEMIAQSWGTLEELLLACAVNRHGTSNWDSITMDVKNRTSALPFLTPQHCIEKFNDLRQRFMLRYDAESADITNLVPMVNELRRIRIEELRREVQRHDASILSLELKVKRLEEKRDESLKEEADMEREKKPSLEKFVRKSFTGSDSDDCDRRYFNQSYSSEKNEKELVSAKQKIGGNDTIEAQDEKIKLELNLLEDKFEIGLVQTGSKPGVKWDWSCNVNVGHDGNEDQTMSREKISNSETKRINQGCAEFEEPNELQESVKQGTTKQSSDVQSSASLSRKKKQHTRSSDLGTRGGSSGSGEPDDYDEVSLTTKQGLAIKSELLARLLKIIRSNRLGSMFERPTRSQESERYRNLIRQHMDLQMVQSRLERGDYSDCPLKFFRDLLLLFNNAIIFCRKSSREYGAAQELRGVVLKELTNKIQWRQPVAGETEPEQESASFSKTNKSLTMIACGKCNYFKMITENNDRNGNRRDGEVKNKQKLNGSKIDGSFANTDDMGIRKKQTQDGSVSGFTKLRRSNRNTDLKHELGANELSSHDSLDLKLDKSDRKERHGRLVTSFLKRMNYYLPGEETDDEYDVDHGYEDEDTDYEVEEKEENSKERNARRDRVTRSSRDNGVREKTVKPKRSGGRPLKTQASSTSESLLFGTGRSRRNNGDSEVAGNGGRPRKRTRR; encoded by the exons ATGGCCAAGAAACATGAAATGATTGCACAATCATGGGGCACATTAGAGGAGCTCTTGCTAGCCTGCGCTGTGAACCGCCATGGTACCTCAAACTGGGACTCCATCACCATGGATGTGAAAAACCGGACCTCTGCTCTACCCTTCCTCACTCCACAGCATTGCATCGAAAAGTTCAATGACCTTAGACAACGATTTATGCTTCGATATGACGCTGAATCAGCAGATATCACCAACTTAGTCCCCATGGTCAATGAGCTTCGTAGGATTCGCATTGAGGAGCTTAGAAGGGAGGTCCAACGACATGACGCCTCAATTTT GTCCTTGGAGTTGAAAGTGAAAAGGTTGGAGGAGAAGAGAGACGAGAGCTTGAAAGAGGAGGCAGAtatggagagagaaaagaagccATCACTGGAGAAGTTTGTTAGAAAATCATTCACTGGCAGTGACTCCGATGACTGTGATAGGCGATACTTCAACCAGTCTTATTCAAGTGAAAAAAACGAGAAGGAGTTAGTGAGTGCTAAACAGAAAATAGGAGGAAATGATACCATAGAGGCGCAGGACGAGAAAATAAAACTTGAACTGAACTTACTGGAGGATAAGTTCGAAATAGGTCTGGTTCAAACAGGATCCAAGCCTGGAGTCAAGTGGGATTGGTCTTGCAATGTTAATGTTGGACATGATGGTAATGAGGATCAAACTATGTCGAGGGAGAAGATAAGTAACAGTGAAACTAAGAGGATAAACCAGGGGTGTGCTGAATTTGAAGAGCCGAACGAGTTGCAGGAATCAGTGAAGCAGGGGACGACAAAGCAGAGCAGTGATGTGCAGAGCTCTGCTAGCTTGtcaagaaagaagaaacaacatACTAGAAGTAGTGATCTCGGCACACGAGGAGGAAGTAGCGGCAGTGGGGAGCCTGATGATTATGATGAGGTTTCTCTCACCACCAAGCAGGGCCTTGCGATCAAATCTGAGCTGTTGGCTAGGCTCCTAAAGATCATTCGGTCAAATCGCCTTGGTTCCATGTTTGAGAGGCCCACCCGCAGCCAG GAATCGGAGAGGTACAGAAACTTAATTCGGCAACACATGGACCTGCAGATGGTTCAGTCGAGGCTAGAAAGGGGTGATTACTCTGATTGTCCCCTAAAGTTCTTTCGGGATCTGCTCCTGCTTTTCAACAACGCCATCATATTTTGTAGAAAAAGCTCGCGAGAATATGGTGCTGCACAAGAACTCCGAGGTGTGGTCTTGAAGGAACTTACTAATAAGATTCAATGGCGTCAACCTGTGGCAGGGGAAACTGAACCCGAACAGGAATCCGCTTCTTTTTCAAAAACCAACAAATCTTTGACCATGATTGCATGTGGAAAATGCAATTACTTTAAAATGATAACTGAAAACAATGACCGCAATGGCAATAGGAGAGATGGCGAGGTCAAAAATAAACAGAAGTTGAATGGGAGCAAGATTGATGGTTCTTTTGCCAATACCGATGATATGGGTATACGGAAAAAACAGACTCAAGATGGGTCGGTTTCAGGTTTCACGAAGTTGAGAAGGAGCAACAGGAACACAGATTTGAAGCATGAGTTGGGTGCCAATGAACTTAGCTCTCACGATTCTTTGGATCTGAAGCTGGACAAAAGTGACAGAAAGGAAAGGCACGGACGATTGGTGACTAGCTTCTTGAAAAGAATGAACTACTATTTGCCTGGTGAGGAAACAGATGATGAATATGATGTCGATCATGGTTATGAGGATGAGGATACAGATTATGAAGTAGAAGAGAAGGAGGAGAATAGTAAGGAGAGAAATGCAAGGAGAGACAGGGTTACTCGGAGTTCAAGGGATAATGGGGTTAGAGAGAAGACTGTGAAGCCGAAGAGATCCGGTGGGAGGCCATTGAAAACGCAGGCGTCTAGCACATCAGAGTCTTTGCTGTTTGGAACAGGGAGGAGCCGACGAAACAATGGTGATTCTGAGGTGGCAGGTAATGGAGGGAGACCAAGGAAACGAACAAGGAGGTGA